The nucleotide sequence ggataaataaaaaaaaaactgtgtttatctgaaagaagaatgtcatatacatctaggtttcagggtgagtaaaatatgaggTCATTGCCAAAATATGGCAAGATGACAAAAAATCTATTAGTTTGTAACTTTGGGAAACTAAGCCAGTAGGCTTTTAACAAAACCATATTTGATGGTTTCACAGTCAGTTACTATGGATTTCAAATCCACAGTTTGCCGAGCAGTGacctttgtttttttcacatgctGGTTTGCAGGTCTCCGTTGAGCAGTGTGTCGTGAGTTTCTGTTGGCTCCTTCAAGATTCGAGGCTTGTCCTGTTTGCTGTCGGTGTGCTCAGCCTCATCCAAAGCGCTCGCTCTTCTCAAGCACAGGACGTTCTGGAAACTCTTCTTGAAGTTCTCTGACAAGAAAGCGTACAGTATTGGGTTCGCGCAGCTATTGGCGTATCCCAGCACCACCACGAAGGCAAACATGCTTCTTAAGAAAGCCGTGGTGCTGATGGTGCCGGTGACCGACGTCACGTTGAAGATGTAGAAGGGCAGCCAGCAGAAGACAAAGACGGCGACCACGATGGACACCATCCGCGTCACCCTCTTCTCAGACTGCCTACGTTTGCCAGAGTTCACCCTGACTGCCGAGGACTTGACCTTGATGATAATGCACAGATAGCAGAGACATATGACCATCAGGGGCAGGAAGAAGCCCAGGAAAAAGGTGTAGAACATGAAGGCAGTGTAGTAGGTCTCCTGCGGCTCTGGCCACACGATGGTGCAGAAGCATCCGTCGGGTTTGGTGATCAGTCCGCTGTAGATCACGATCGGGAGGTTGACGATAAGAGACACCACCCACACCACCAGATTA is from Puntigrus tetrazona isolate hp1 unplaced genomic scaffold, ASM1883169v1 S000000001, whole genome shotgun sequence and encodes:
- the LOC122331559 gene encoding somatostatin receptor type 2-like is translated as MDSWTFSFSPSNLPSNLSVLPMYDDILLGNISEEGQGNKTGMSLPCTAVITFMYFVVCAIGLCGNALVIYVILRYAKMKTVTNIYILNLAVADVLFMLGLPFIAIQLALVHWPFGAALCRVVMTVDSLNQFTSIFCLMVMSIDRYLAVVHPIKSTKWRKPHVAKTINLVVWVVSLIVNLPIVIYSGLITKPDGCFCTIVWPEPQETYYTAFMFYTFFLGFFLPLMVICLCYLCIIIKVKSSAVRVNSGKRRQSEKRVTRMVSIVVAVFVFCWLPFYIFNVTSVTGTISTTAFLRSMFAFVVVLGYANSCANPILYAFLSENFKKSFQNVLCLRRASALDEAEHTDSKQDKPRILKEPTETHDTLLNGDLQTSM